From the genome of uncultured Fibrobacter sp., one region includes:
- a CDS encoding glycosyl hydrolase family 5 yields MKRKLFKSMLAAGAVAMICACGDDAASNNATDPNSAVDPGTGVVDNPYSSGGVTDPSNPGNTQNPGNTQNPTSSAAGTNPTDPTNPTSSAGGTNPTDPTNPTSSAGADPVASSGSVNTDPELGPDGFPTLESYGAPPAEYTKDISATAKRGWNTRYWDACKPHCSWLKESSNDKTRADTSSNEAFLADFGTARNCNIHDVEVPTFTLGDVTKSWFGYNGTRSACGDEKEKGVFTCTDMAPIAVNDTLAYAYVAGTADSKCGKCYHLQYDGHFANEMENNPPRETHKALKGKHMIVMASNIGMDVAGGNPNLPAGQFDLMVPGGGVGAFDALTTQVKKGSDFNWGAGFGGFLTECQNQLGYDATLAAYQTCIKDMCDAAFGDAGLPNLLRGCHWFADWYMAADNPTYYIEEVECPQYLIDHYMSRYNTSLENNFKKVTDWSTFKEGDVLDTLHCWKAGEAPPEDGWVNPSAGCDVQ; encoded by the coding sequence ATGAAACGTAAACTGTTTAAGTCCATGCTTGCTGCAGGCGCGGTTGCCATGATTTGCGCTTGCGGTGACGATGCCGCTTCGAACAATGCTACAGATCCGAACTCGGCTGTTGACCCGGGTACGGGCGTAGTCGACAATCCGTATTCTTCGGGCGGAGTGACAGACCCGAGCAATCCGGGTAACACGCAGAACCCTGGCAATACGCAAAATCCGACGTCGAGCGCGGCCGGCACGAATCCGACCGATCCTACGAACCCGACGTCGTCTGCGGGCGGCACGAACCCGACTGATCCGACGAATCCGACGTCGAGTGCGGGCGCTGACCCTGTTGCAAGCAGCGGCTCCGTGAATACGGATCCGGAACTGGGCCCCGACGGGTTCCCGACTCTTGAATCTTACGGTGCGCCTCCGGCCGAATACACCAAGGACATTAGCGCTACGGCAAAACGTGGCTGGAATACCCGCTACTGGGACGCCTGTAAGCCGCATTGTTCCTGGCTTAAGGAAAGCTCTAACGATAAAACCCGTGCAGATACTTCTTCCAACGAGGCGTTCCTTGCCGACTTTGGCACTGCGCGTAACTGCAACATCCACGATGTCGAAGTTCCCACCTTTACCTTGGGTGACGTAACGAAGTCCTGGTTCGGTTACAACGGGACCAGAAGCGCTTGCGGTGACGAAAAGGAAAAGGGCGTGTTCACCTGCACCGACATGGCGCCGATTGCCGTGAACGACACTCTTGCCTATGCATACGTTGCAGGCACTGCCGATAGCAAGTGCGGCAAGTGCTATCACTTGCAGTACGATGGCCACTTCGCGAACGAGATGGAAAACAACCCGCCCAGGGAAACCCACAAGGCTCTCAAGGGCAAGCACATGATTGTGATGGCCTCTAACATCGGTATGGATGTGGCTGGCGGCAATCCTAATCTTCCGGCAGGTCAGTTCGACTTGATGGTGCCGGGCGGTGGCGTGGGCGCCTTTGACGCTCTTACAACTCAGGTGAAAAAAGGCAGCGACTTTAACTGGGGCGCAGGCTTTGGCGGGTTCCTGACCGAATGCCAGAACCAGCTCGGTTACGACGCTACTCTCGCCGCATACCAGACCTGCATCAAGGATATGTGCGACGCGGCCTTCGGCGACGCCGGCCTCCCGAACCTGTTGCGCGGTTGCCACTGGTTTGCCGACTGGTACATGGCCGCAGACAATCCGACCTACTACATTGAAGAAGTGGAATGTCCGCAGTACTTGATTGACCATTACATGAGCCGATACAACACCTCTCTAGAAAACAACTTCAAGAAGGTGACGGACTGGTCCACTTTCAAGGAAGGCGACGTGCTCGATACGCTCCATTGCTGGAAGGCGGGCGAGGCTCCTCCGGAAGACGGTTGGGTCAACCCGAGCGCCGGTTGTGACGTGCAATAA
- the purM gene encoding phosphoribosylformylglycinamidine cyclo-ligase, protein MNYADAGVSLARADEAMVGVKKSVRTTFNQGVLGDVGNFGGLFTLNHLGMKDPVLVSSVDGVGTKLKVDIEMGTHELPGQDIVNHCCDDILVQGARPLFFLDYVATGRLEPGVMDKLVAGMAKACRENDLVLIGGETAEMPGFYGPGDYDISGTIVGVVERENIIDGKKIKPGTIILGLPSTGLHTNGYSLARKVLFDVAGYKVDTMVDGMDKSIGEALAVPHRSYYPSLIDLCNKKIIQGLAHITGSGYQGNIPRILPDDVDVIIDRTTWDPPMIFKLIQQAGSVEKDEMYSTFNMGMGMLIFIDPKDKAEVTAHLEAKGEKWVQIGEVVKGTKQVKFRD, encoded by the coding sequence ATGAATTACGCAGACGCAGGAGTGTCCTTGGCACGTGCCGACGAAGCAATGGTCGGTGTCAAGAAATCCGTACGTACTACATTCAACCAGGGCGTTCTCGGTGACGTGGGCAACTTCGGTGGCCTGTTCACGCTGAACCATCTCGGCATGAAGGACCCCGTCCTCGTGAGTTCCGTTGATGGCGTGGGCACCAAGCTCAAGGTCGACATTGAAATGGGCACGCACGAACTCCCGGGTCAAGACATCGTGAACCACTGCTGCGACGACATTCTGGTGCAGGGTGCACGTCCGCTGTTCTTCCTGGACTACGTGGCTACGGGCCGCCTGGAACCGGGTGTCATGGACAAGCTCGTTGCCGGTATGGCCAAGGCCTGCCGCGAAAACGATCTCGTGCTGATCGGTGGTGAAACTGCTGAAATGCCGGGCTTCTATGGTCCGGGTGACTACGATATTTCCGGTACCATCGTGGGTGTCGTGGAACGCGAAAACATCATTGACGGTAAGAAGATCAAGCCGGGTACCATCATTCTCGGTCTCCCGTCTACCGGTTTACATACAAACGGTTATTCCTTGGCTCGCAAGGTGCTCTTCGACGTGGCCGGCTACAAGGTCGACACCATGGTCGATGGCATGGACAAGTCCATTGGCGAAGCTCTCGCCGTGCCGCACCGCAGCTACTATCCGAGCCTCATCGATCTTTGCAACAAGAAGATCATTCAGGGCCTCGCCCACATCACGGGTTCGGGCTACCAGGGCAACATTCCGCGTATCTTGCCGGACGATGTCGACGTGATTATCGACCGCACCACGTGGGATCCTCCGATGATCTTCAAGCTCATCCAGCAGGCCGGTTCTGTCGAAAAGGACGAAATGTACTCTACCTTCAACATGGGTATGGGCATGCTCATCTTCATCGACCCGAAGGACAAAGCCGAAGTCACCGCTCACCTCGAAGCCAAGGGCGAAAAGTGGGTGCAGATCGGTGAAGTCGTGAAGGGCACCAAGCAGGTGAAGTTCCGCGACTAA
- a CDS encoding glycosyl hydrolase family 5 → MKRKLFKSMIAAGAVAMICACGDDSASSNPATPIADNGCAKAVVTADAWLLNNWVIYADGNVTDLAGNAIGYFDAGIVMDLNGAPLAQNVNLADLTMCSANATVDPQTGVIEKFSSSSVTTDPTNPTSSAGVTDPTDPTNPTSSAGATNPTDPTSSAGGTNPTDPTDPTSSAGTEPVETSSSSVEPVKPSGNPEEDIKKYPVASYKNLLAAGTTQKGWNSRYWDSCKPHCSWMDNVDTSSQAAYAAAGYTVRNCNIHDVEIPTFTLSKGLERYWWGMEGVPSSCEVGAGGSFTCTDMAPIKVNDTLSYGFVAGPSNQGCGKCYHLQYDGSTSNMGNGGPDVKDTHLALKGKHMIVMASNIGHDVDASSTQFDLLVPGGGVGIFNALSTQIGKSPEDLGSNNGGVLSYCMQKLGYWQVTKEQYQECVIEKCEAVFDSTVWPHLNRGCKWLATFFEAADNPSFVWEEVECPQYLVDKYRTTLSLELETNVLYSDKWDNYKGDGQFITTDACSRTPDAQGQYCDPDQLAADKAKSY, encoded by the coding sequence ATGAAACGTAAATTATTCAAGTCCATGATTGCGGCCGGTGCGGTCGCCATGATTTGCGCTTGCGGCGACGATTCCGCTTCGAGCAATCCTGCAACTCCGATTGCCGATAACGGCTGCGCGAAGGCTGTCGTAACTGCCGATGCATGGCTTTTGAACAACTGGGTCATTTATGCCGACGGTAACGTGACCGATCTTGCCGGCAATGCAATTGGCTACTTTGATGCCGGTATCGTGATGGATTTGAACGGCGCTCCTCTTGCGCAGAATGTCAATTTGGCCGACCTTACTATGTGCTCGGCAAATGCAACTGTTGACCCGCAAACGGGCGTCATCGAAAAGTTTAGTTCTTCGTCTGTGACGACCGATCCGACAAACCCGACATCTTCTGCAGGCGTCACGGACCCGACCGATCCGACGAACCCGACTTCTAGCGCGGGCGCCACAAACCCGACGGACCCGACATCTTCTGCTGGTGGCACGAATCCGACGGATCCGACCGACCCGACTTCTAGCGCAGGCACCGAACCTGTAGAAACCAGCTCCAGCAGCGTGGAACCTGTCAAGCCGAGCGGCAACCCCGAAGAAGACATCAAGAAGTATCCTGTTGCATCTTATAAGAACCTCCTGGCGGCAGGCACGACCCAAAAGGGATGGAACTCTCGCTATTGGGATTCCTGCAAGCCCCACTGCAGTTGGATGGATAATGTGGATACCTCCAGTCAGGCCGCGTATGCAGCTGCGGGTTACACGGTAAGGAACTGCAACATCCATGACGTTGAAATTCCCACGTTCACATTGAGCAAGGGCCTGGAGCGTTATTGGTGGGGCATGGAAGGTGTGCCCAGCTCCTGTGAAGTTGGCGCTGGCGGTTCCTTCACTTGTACCGATATGGCTCCCATTAAGGTGAACGATACTTTGTCCTATGGCTTTGTGGCTGGCCCCAGCAACCAGGGTTGCGGTAAGTGCTATCACTTGCAGTATGATGGCAGCACCAGCAATATGGGAAATGGTGGCCCGGATGTAAAGGACACGCACTTAGCACTTAAGGGCAAGCATATGATCGTCATGGCTTCCAATATCGGTCATGATGTTGATGCTAGTAGCACCCAGTTCGACCTGCTTGTTCCTGGTGGTGGTGTTGGTATCTTTAACGCACTCTCTACGCAGATTGGCAAGTCTCCGGAAGACCTCGGTAGCAACAATGGTGGTGTCTTGAGCTATTGCATGCAGAAACTGGGTTACTGGCAAGTGACCAAGGAACAATACCAGGAATGTGTGATTGAAAAGTGCGAGGCCGTATTTGACTCCACTGTATGGCCTCACCTGAATCGTGGTTGCAAGTGGCTTGCCACATTCTTCGAGGCCGCGGACAATCCTTCCTTTGTTTGGGAAGAAGTGGAATGCCCCCAGTATTTGGTGGATAAGTACCGTACGACTCTCAGCCTGGAACTTGAAACCAATGTCCTTTACTCTGACAAGTGGGACAACTATAAAGGGGATGGACAATTCATTACCACGGATGCCTGCTCCAGAACTCCCGATGCACAGGGACAATACTGCGACCCGGATCAGCTAGCTGCTGACAAGGCCAAGTCTTACTAG
- a CDS encoding cyclic nucleotide-binding domain-containing protein yields MKTHTGIGDWIAANYELGTPFLQQVPRDCADYLLLNAQIREYEPGEIIINGGSVGDSFCVLQSGRAFICGQILADGHYNTLALLDAGACFGEMSIICNEPTSNTVIASEDGATVLHIPRDEFVKFLDKNPNIMVYLYKVVADRLRAKNKAFDEFERLSLLASAKVLPFIDFAQTMEKSRVTGTVMFECNGEKGFIAFQDGRICCAKCGKLAGPDALEKMLSWGDETLFKLDTHLMPDIVNINQMSDTTSLILDALRNIDEKQNAH; encoded by the coding sequence ATGAAGACTCATACTGGTATTGGTGACTGGATTGCAGCCAACTATGAACTTGGGACACCCTTTTTGCAGCAGGTGCCCAGGGACTGTGCAGACTATTTGCTTTTGAATGCGCAGATCCGCGAGTACGAGCCGGGGGAAATCATTATCAACGGTGGTTCTGTCGGGGATTCGTTCTGCGTGTTGCAGAGTGGCCGAGCTTTTATTTGCGGTCAGATTCTGGCCGATGGCCATTACAATACGCTTGCCCTGCTCGATGCGGGTGCGTGCTTTGGTGAAATGTCCATCATTTGTAACGAACCCACGAGCAATACGGTTATCGCGAGCGAAGATGGTGCCACGGTGCTCCACATTCCGCGCGACGAATTCGTGAAGTTCCTGGACAAGAACCCGAATATCATGGTGTACCTTTACAAGGTGGTCGCCGACCGCCTGCGTGCAAAGAACAAGGCGTTCGATGAATTCGAAAGGCTTTCGCTCTTGGCCTCTGCAAAGGTGCTTCCCTTTATCGATTTTGCGCAGACCATGGAAAAGAGCCGCGTCACTGGAACGGTCATGTTCGAATGCAATGGCGAAAAAGGCTTTATCGCATTCCAGGACGGCCGAATCTGCTGTGCCAAGTGCGGCAAACTGGCAGGCCCAGACGCTCTTGAAAAGATGTTGTCTTGGGGCGACGAAACGCTCTTCAAGCTCGATACGCACTTGATGCCCGATATCGTGAACATCAACCAGATGTCCGATACCACGAGCCTGATTCTGGATGCGCTCAGAAATATTGATGAAAAACAAAATGCCCACTAA